A window of Enoplosus armatus isolate fEnoArm2 chromosome 3, fEnoArm2.hap1, whole genome shotgun sequence contains these coding sequences:
- the LOC139283086 gene encoding LIM domain and actin-binding protein 1-like produces the protein MESGPFNRRSWATQSVRVTAKELSLSGRGRNNAIAERFSKYQRAAEESSAEKKKGTSESAAPSLRSANLSALKKRWEQAGNLGQDKPSSVPPPSQSSSRCRPPALSRPTSITENCLPLKSPDLLTAQGGQFTASLQPSAAPKESKGDEQRGMDRDELTHSERPEKLNEQVPTSPCASYEKPRVPLNNLKMKFERGEDTVGKGGRTTLRSTSSEDMDQHGGPSVSDRVLESTSLREKMAKFQTAVSKQSTTRSGLTPEVPAPKTSAPVNQKHIPAPDCNGESSEQPKAPRKFCPPVKETCIACLKTVYPLERLVALQHVYHKSCFRCVHCSAKLSLGNYASLHGNVYCKPHFSQLFKAKGNYDEGFGHRPHKELWEPRADGEEGEEAVKPKEQERPVEVTRPAESISDNQPTLTEETSPQVKVTDLTALLETRVQTHGLSGEKAQSAERPAEKRRLRIAWPPPAGEGHSGTAALSPVTEGAASGRPWRSKWPPEGEVPSSFQSSDRAELKSLRRSSSLKERSRPFTIAAKPSPATGLGPREPRRPLKSLLEWRASFEERNPSEEPPKENKPERQQVKQQEKEEQTIPQILSEDAASETTSEETLPKQLEERDEQGQRGEAAADKMAAEESSVRSISPDISPSPSPPLQPKQNRASQDVGFWEEDKEGSDAEELSAEDIIKRNRYYEEEEEDS, from the exons ATGGAAAGTGGTCCATTCAACCGACGGTCCTGGGCGACGCAGTCTGTGCGCGTCACTGCGAAGGAGCTGTCACTGAGCGGCCGAGGGAGAAACAATGCCATTGCCGAACGCTTCTCCAA gtaCCAGAGAGCTGCTGAGGAGTCAagtgcagagaagaaaaaagga aCTTCTGAGAGTGCGGCACCCTCCCTGCGGTCAGCCAACCTGAGTGCTCTGAAGAAGCGCTGGGAGCAGGCAGGCAACCTTGGTCAGGACAAGCCTTCTTCCGTCCCACCTCCTAGCCAGTCCAGCTCTCGCTGCAGGCCTCCCGCTCTGTCCAGGCCCACTTCCATCACCGAGAACTGTCTTCCATTAAAGAGCCCCGACCTGCTGACCGCTCAGGGAGGTCAATTTACAGCCAGTCTACAGCCCTCAGCTGCTCCAAAGGAGTCCAAAGGTGACGAACAGAGAGGGATGGACAGGGATGAgctgacacacagtgaaagacCTGAAAAGCTCAACGAGCAAGTTCCAACCAGCCCGTGTGCCTCCTATGAAAAACCCAGAGTGCCACTGAACAACCTGAAGATGAAGTTTGAGAGGGGAGAGGACACCGTGGGCAAG GGTGGCAGGACAACACTACGCAGCACTTCATCAGAAGACATGGACCAACATGGAg GTCCGTCTGTGTCTGACAGAGTGTTGGAGTCGACATCCCTGAGGGAGAAGATGGCCAAGTTCCAGACTGCTGTTTCTAAACAAAGCACCACACGCTCT GGTCTGACTCCAGAGGTGCCTGCCCCAAAAACATCTGCACCAGTAAATCAGAAACACATTCCTGCACCTGACTGCAATG gggAGAGCAGCGAGCAACCCAAAGCACCCAGG AAGTTCTGCCCGCCGGTGAAGGAGACGTGCATCGCTTGTCTAAAGACGGTGTACCCGCTGGAGAGACTGGTGGCTCTTCAGCATGTCTACCACAAGAGTTGCTTCCGCTGTGTTCACTGCAGTGCAAAGCTCAG TCTTGGGAACTATGCCTCTCTGCACGGTAACGTCTACTGCAAGCCCCATTTCAGCCAGCTGTTTAAAGCTAAAGGCAACTATGATGAGGGCTTTGGCCATCGGCCTCACAAGGAGCTTTGGGAGCCTCGAGCCGATggagaggaaggtgaggaggCGGTGAAGCCAAAAGAACAAGAGAGACCAGTAGAGGTGACGCGTCCAGCTGAGAGTATCTCAGACAACCAGCCAACCCTGACTGAGGAAACATCCCCTCAGGTTAAGGTTACAGACCTGACGGCCTTACTGGAGACACGTGTGCAGACACATGGCCTCTCCGGGGAGAAAGCCCAGTCTGCAGAGAGGCCAGCTGAGAAACGCCGGCTGAGGATCGCATGGCCTCCCCCAGCTGGTGAGGGCCACTCTGGGACAGCAGCACTTAGTCCAGTCACGGAGGGAGCTGCTTCAGGCCGACCCTGGAGATCTAAGTGGCCCCCGGAGGGAGAGGTGCCATCGTCCTTCCAAAGCTCAGATCGGGCTGAACTGAAGAGCCTGAGGAGGAGTTCTTCTCTGAAGGAGCGCAGTCGGCCTTTTACAATCGCAGCTAAACCCAGCCCGGCAACCGGTCTGGGACCCAGGGAACCTCGGCGCCCTCTCAAATCCCTGCTGGAATGGAGAGCATCATTCGAGGAACGAAACCCATCCGAAGAACCACCCAAGGAAAACAAGCCAGAGCGCCAGCAGGtgaaacagcaggaaaaggaagagcagaCGATACCTCAAATACTAAGTGAAGACGCAGCAAGTGAGACCACCTCAGAGGAGACTCTGCCCAAGCAACTGGAAGAGAGAGACGaacaaggacagagaggggaggcagcagcagacaaGATGGCGGCAGAAGAGAGCTCTGTTAGAAGCATCTCCCCGGATATCTCGCCGTCTCCTTCTCCACCTTTACAGCCAAAACAGAACCGCGCCTCCCAGGATGTGGGCTTCTGGGAGGAGGACAAAGAAGGAAGTGATGCCGAGGAGCTGAGTGCAGAGGATATCATCAAGAGAAACCGCTActatgaggaggaggaggaggactcaTAG